The genomic interval CGGAGTCTTCCAAGTCGCCTCATTTCTGCATCAAAACCATCTGTTCCCAGCTCGTTCATCTCCTTCATCCTCTTCACCACCGCTGCCACTCCATTTGACATCACAGCCTTGTAAGACGACCCCAAGTTCCCATTCCCAAGGACCTCTGCTGCTGCCTTCATTAAATCTGCCAATCTGAAGATACCCTTTTCATCATTCACCATTACTAGGTCCAGGGCCTCACCATTTCCCTTGCCATGGTGGGATACCCTATGGTTCAATCCTGTTGTGCCCTTTCGGGCGGTATCCATTTCCTTCCTGCTCGAACCTGATACGTGAACCTCAACCGAGTCTTCAAAATGCCccttaatttcctttttctttcctaGCACGTCAAATTTCTCTTCCttccttttcaacaagaaaaTTGCCACCACCATGATTGTAAGAATCACCACAGAAACTGTCATCATGGCGGCAGCAATCTTGTTAGATTCCTCCTGTTTTGAAATCTGTGATGCACTTGACTGCTGCTGCTCTGCAGAAATGCACGCCTTACCCAGTTTTTCCCCGCAGAGATCAGGATTTTCCTCAAAGGAACTCACATTGAATATTGATAAAACGGCTGGAATTTCTCCTTCCAATTTATTGTTTGAAACATCAAACGACTTCAACTTTTGTTGTGCAAAAGGTGGAATGCTTCCAGTAAATTGGTTGTTTTCAAGATGTAATTCAATGAGACGGGGCAGTTGTGACAATGATGATGGAATCTCGCCAGTGAAGTTGTTGTTGGAAAGCCAAACCTTCTTCAAAGATGTCATTTTCACGAAGAAATCACTGGGGATTTCACCTGAGAACTGATTACCTGAGAGGTAAATTGCCTTTAAAGCACCAAGGCGATTGAAATCCGGGATTGAACCTGAGAAAGAGTTGTTGATGAAGCTAAGAGTTCGCAGCCACGGCATCTCAACCAGGGCTGAAACATCTATTTTTCCTGATAGACCCATTGCTACAAGCCGGAGACCTGTGATGATGCTGTTGTAGCACACGAGTCCTACCCATTGGTCTTTTTCGTCGCAAGGACTGGAGCCAGGCTGCCAGGAATCTAGAGCTGTTGTGTTTGCAAAAGATTTCTTCAACTGAAGCAATGCATCGGACTCGGGAATAGCATGGGTCAAGGGAGACAGGAGCAAGAACATGGATAGGAGGAAGGATGGTGGGAGAATTCCTGCAATGGCCATTACTTAATCAGCTCAGAAGCTTGACGGCTTGGTTTGGAAGCTGCCGCAGCAATTTTCCAGACCTGTCTTTTGCCAGTTTTTGGCTTTGGCTTTggttggtggtggtggtggtggtgatggtgatggtgatggtggtggtggtggtggtggtggtgatttTCTCAAGAGAGCCTCAAAATGGGAGAGGCCTGGGTGGCCTCAAGACGAGAGAGAAATGCTTGCATCTTTGGTTTGACCAAGTCAGTACCAAATTAAAACACCTTGTTATTGGTGTTGCCAATTGCCATGCCGTGAAAGACTCCCAACGAAGAGGCCTTTCATGCTCCACTTTTAATGGTGAAAATCGCCCGAACATCTTTCTTACATTTTTGGAAATTAGATTCCATGATATTTACATTTCTTTATGTCTACACGTTAACCAAatctataattatttttatgatCTTTGGTCACTTGAAATAACCCAGCAAACTGCTACATGCATAGATGGATGAAAGGAAAAGTATTCCATATTCCCAGTACACTACCTTACATGCTCTTTAGTTAATATCTAGTTGGCGGCATATATTGTGGGGCCAAGTCGCCCACTAGATATTAACTAAAGAGTGTAAGGTGGTGTactagaaatatgattttttgcGTGTACGTGGGCTTTATATGAATTGTGTGAAATTCAATACGTATAttagattttatttaaatttactattGTTCGATTCAAAGTCTAAATTTTCAACTTTTAAACACTAATCTTGAGTTTGGGAGCTTGAATTTTTAACATTGAATTTGGATGTGTGTTAGTTTGAGaaaaatgaaatacaaaattgtattgagtttagattgaaatctatataaatt from Malania oleifera isolate guangnan ecotype guangnan chromosome 9, ASM2987363v1, whole genome shotgun sequence carries:
- the LOC131163694 gene encoding pollen receptor-like kinase 3, which encodes MAIAGILPPSFLLSMFLLLSPLTHAIPESDALLQLKKSFANTTALDSWQPGSSPCDEKDQWVGLVCYNSIITGLRLVAMGLSGKIDVSALVEMPWLRTLSFINNSFSGSIPDFNRLGALKAIYLSGNQFSGEIPSDFFVKMTSLKKVWLSNNNFTGEIPSSLSQLPRLIELHLENNQFTGSIPPFAQQKLKSFDVSNNKLEGEIPAVLSIFNVSSFEENPDLCGEKLGKACISAEQQQSSASQISKQEESNKIAAAMMTVSVVILTIMVVAIFLLKRKEEKFDVLGKKKEIKGHFEDSVEVHVSGSSRKEMDTARKGTTGLNHRVSHHGKGNGEALDLVMVNDEKGIFRLADLMKAAAEVLGNGNLGSSYKAVMSNGVAAVVKRMKEMNELGTDGFDAEMRRLGRLRHWNILTPLAYLYKKEEKLLIQEYLPKGSLLYLLHGDRGPSHTDLDWPVRLKILHGIARGLGYLHTELASLDLPHGNLKSSNVLLSCDYEPLLADYGFSPLLSTTQAAQALFAYKSPEALQSHQVSPKCDVYCLGIIILEILSGKFPSQYLNHGKGGTDIVQWARSSISEGREAELFDPEIASSRNSLGEMERLLHIGVACTESNPELRLGMREAIVRIEEIHIEGGQEARRFQLPSLRDGCAEVSVSSQSRASSLQEQQSQLSGRRAGLNSFGDQSGRRSEDSFAFAIS